A window of the Lagenorhynchus albirostris chromosome 1, mLagAlb1.1, whole genome shotgun sequence genome harbors these coding sequences:
- the CCDC196 gene encoding putative coiled-coil domain-containing protein 196, with protein sequence MSSASNSPGSYLSSKTRSPKIDDNYLKELSEDLKLRKQELLEMLKPLEDKNKLLFQKLMSNLEERQRSLQIMRQIMAGKGNGESSVIELIKEAEETKQNLERKNKMLRKEMEMLWNKTFSTEELSDQQKALQIKNKADLQDRKAPQTPSSSRKTKNELETLYAEKVKEIRKEKQQRKMEWVRYQEQANFIQNDFNGKVIELRIEALKNYQKHNDLKLSLYIQQNFEPKQAFFNLPGSRGTMDTATMSRATTGKSESNVKITLRILGAKTYTEQQGAKGSQFDEGRGRLFFLRSRPDEALKD encoded by the exons ATGTCAAGTGCTTCAAACTCTCCAGGATCTTACTTATCTTCCAAAACAAG AAGTCCAAAAATAGATGACAACTACTTGAAGGAGTTGAGTGAGGACTTAAAACTAAGGAAGCAGGAACTGCTAGAGATGCTAAAACCTCTAGAAGATAAGAACAAGCTGTTATTCCAGAAGTTGATGTCTAACTTGgaggaaagacaaagaag TCTGCAGATCATGAGGCAGATCATGGCAGGGAAGGGGAATGGTGAATCCTCAGTCATTGAGCTCATTAAGGAAGCAGAAGAGACGAAGCAGAATCTG gaaaggaaaaacaagatgCTTCGGAAGGAAATGGAGATGCTATGGAACAAG ACATTCAGCACAGAAGAACTCAGTGATCAACAAAAAGCACTGCAGATAAAGAACAAAGCAGACTTACAGGACAGAAAG gCTCCCCAAACCCCCTCATCATCTAGGAAGACCAAGAATGAACTGGAGACATTGTATGCAGAGAAAGTGAAGGAAATAAGGAAG GAAAAGCAACAGAGGAAAATGGAATGGGTCAGGTATCAGGAACAAGCTAACTTCATTCAG AATGACTTTAATGGCAAAGTGATCGAGCTGAGAATTGAAGCCTTGAAGAACTACCAGAAGCACAATGATCTGAAGTTATCACTGTACATACAGCAGAATTTTGAGCCAAAGCAAGCATTTTTTAATCTTCCTGGGTCCCGAG GTACCATGGACACTGCAACTATGAGCAGAGCAACTACTGGCAAAAGTGAATCTAATGTGAAAATTACTTTG AGAATTCTGGGCGCAAAGACCTACACAGAACAACAAGGAGCTAAAGGAAGTCAGTTTGATGAAGGAAGAGGGAGGCTCTTTTTTCTGAGGTCAAGGCCAGATGAAGCGCTGAAGGATTAG